A genomic segment from Flavobacterium sp. 9R encodes:
- a CDS encoding DEAD/DEAH box helicase has translation MSKQFSDLGLSAPIVKAITEMGIVTPTEIQSEIIPLALANTTDLVGIAKTGTGKTAAFGLPLLDKIDVTNSTVQAVILVPTRELGNQIFDNLVQFAKYQPAISIAVTCGGVPIKPQVERLSQPTHIVIATPGRLIDLIERKALDLKATSFLILDEADEMVSILKDSLDTIVAELPKKHQTYLFTATLPGTIKQLIQNYLNKNVVQVSASMETMGNQGIDHKYIIVDPIEKLDVLMHFLNTKEGERGIIFCKTKAAVNKLAKNLAINKFSSGALHGSLSQGIRDRIMDQFRQGHINILIATDLAARGIDVAAISYVVNYHLPDTYEAYVHRSGRTARAGANGLSLTVLQAEEEAEIADFERELGLQFSKYQKPSTASIEENNALLWAKQIFKTKPNHELEAEFKTKIKTIFHHLTKEELIEKLIANYWLQNKTEPTEKPVKKFKN, from the coding sequence ATGTCAAAACAATTCTCAGATTTAGGGCTTTCAGCACCCATTGTCAAAGCGATTACCGAAATGGGAATTGTAACACCGACAGAAATTCAGTCTGAAATTATCCCATTAGCCTTGGCGAATACCACCGATTTAGTTGGAATTGCTAAGACAGGAACGGGGAAAACAGCCGCTTTTGGATTACCTCTTTTAGATAAAATTGATGTTACTAATTCTACGGTTCAAGCCGTTATTTTAGTGCCAACTAGAGAATTAGGCAATCAGATTTTTGATAATTTAGTACAATTCGCTAAGTACCAACCTGCTATTTCAATTGCTGTTACTTGCGGAGGAGTTCCTATAAAACCCCAGGTTGAACGTTTGTCTCAACCTACGCATATTGTTATTGCAACACCTGGTCGTTTGATCGATTTAATTGAACGCAAAGCTCTAGATTTAAAAGCAACTTCCTTTTTGATTCTCGATGAAGCCGATGAAATGGTTTCAATTTTAAAGGATAGTTTAGACACCATTGTTGCTGAGTTGCCGAAAAAACATCAAACCTATCTTTTTACGGCTACACTTCCTGGTACTATAAAACAACTCATCCAAAATTACTTGAACAAAAACGTAGTCCAAGTAAGTGCTAGTATGGAAACTATGGGTAATCAAGGAATTGACCATAAGTATATCATAGTGGATCCAATAGAGAAACTAGATGTTTTAATGCATTTTTTGAATACAAAAGAAGGAGAGCGCGGTATAATTTTTTGTAAAACCAAAGCAGCAGTTAACAAATTAGCTAAAAACTTAGCCATTAATAAATTTTCATCTGGAGCTTTACACGGAAGTTTGTCACAAGGAATTAGAGATAGAATTATGGACCAATTCCGTCAAGGGCATATCAATATTTTGATTGCAACCGATTTGGCTGCACGTGGTATAGACGTAGCTGCGATTTCTTATGTCGTGAATTATCATTTACCAGATACGTATGAAGCTTACGTACATCGTAGTGGAAGAACCGCTAGAGCAGGAGCTAATGGACTTTCATTAACCGTTTTACAAGCTGAAGAAGAAGCAGAAATTGCTGATTTTGAACGAGAATTAGGTTTGCAATTTTCCAAATATCAAAAGCCATCAACGGCTAGTATTGAAGAGAATAACGCACTTTTATGGGCAAAACAAATCTTCAAAACCAAACCTAATCACGAGTTAGAAGCTGAATTCAAAACCAAAATCAAAACTATTTTTCATCATCTTACCAAAGAAGAATTGATCGAAAAATTAATCGCCAATTATTGGTTACAAAACAAAACAGAACCTACAGAAAAGCCTGTTAAAAAATTCAAAAACTAA
- a CDS encoding NAD(P)/FAD-dependent oxidoreductase — MHIVIIGGGFGGINLAKALTNEKGITVTLVDKNNYNFFPPLIYQVATAFLEPSSISYPFRKFFAGKKNLQFRLGELLEVISNENKVILNNGELVYDQLVFATGAETSYFGMENVRKNAIPMKTLNDAIEMRNTLLKNLEKAAICKDIRKRRKLLTIVVAGGGPTGVEVSGMFAEMRKSILIKEYPELETSASNIYLVDGGEALLSPMSVASQQDTLEAVTKLGVVVKLNTRVVDYKDDTVFFEDGNTIQTKNLIWAAGVTAREFEGIPAESYGRGKRMLTDAFNKVIGTTNIFAIGDTCLQLTDENFPQGHPQVAQVAIQQGLNLADNFKKILQQDTLKPFVYKDKGSMAIIGKNKAVVDLPKPSLHFKGFFAWMIWLFVHLMSLITYRNRINTFYHWMIAYFSKDQSLRMIIRPNKRIKEEVPK, encoded by the coding sequence ATGCATATTGTAATTATTGGTGGAGGTTTCGGAGGTATTAATTTGGCCAAAGCATTAACTAATGAAAAAGGTATTACTGTCACATTAGTCGACAAAAATAACTACAATTTTTTTCCTCCATTAATTTATCAAGTAGCCACAGCTTTTTTAGAACCTTCAAGTATAAGTTATCCGTTTCGTAAATTTTTTGCAGGAAAAAAGAATTTGCAATTTCGCTTAGGTGAGTTACTTGAAGTTATATCAAACGAGAACAAGGTTATTCTAAATAATGGAGAATTAGTTTACGATCAATTGGTTTTCGCTACAGGAGCAGAGACTAGCTATTTTGGAATGGAAAATGTAAGGAAAAATGCCATTCCAATGAAAACGCTCAACGACGCTATTGAGATGCGAAATACCTTGTTAAAAAATCTAGAAAAAGCAGCGATTTGTAAGGACATTCGAAAACGCAGAAAATTACTAACTATTGTAGTTGCTGGTGGTGGTCCCACAGGAGTTGAAGTTTCTGGTATGTTTGCAGAAATGCGAAAAAGTATACTCATCAAAGAATATCCAGAATTAGAAACATCTGCCAGTAATATTTATTTGGTCGATGGTGGTGAGGCTTTATTGTCACCAATGAGTGTTGCCTCTCAACAAGATACACTCGAAGCGGTGACAAAACTTGGTGTAGTTGTAAAATTGAATACTCGTGTAGTTGACTACAAAGACGATACCGTATTTTTTGAGGACGGTAACACGATTCAAACAAAGAACTTAATTTGGGCTGCTGGTGTAACAGCCAGAGAATTCGAAGGCATTCCTGCAGAAAGTTATGGTCGTGGAAAAAGAATGTTGACCGATGCATTTAATAAAGTAATCGGTACCACAAACATTTTTGCTATAGGTGACACTTGTTTACAATTAACGGATGAAAATTTTCCGCAAGGGCATCCACAAGTAGCACAAGTTGCCATTCAACAAGGTTTAAATTTAGCTGATAATTTCAAAAAAATACTTCAACAAGACACACTTAAACCATTTGTTTACAAGGACAAAGGTTCAATGGCAATTATTGGAAAAAACAAAGCTGTTGTAGATTTACCAAAACCAAGTCTTCATTTTAAAGGTTTTTTTGCTTGGATGATTTGGCTCTTTGTTCATTTAATGTCATTGATAACTTATAGAAACCGTATCAATACTTTTTATCATTGGATGATTGCCTATTTTTCAAAAGACCAATCGTTGCGTATGATTATTCGTCCAAATAAAAGAATCAAAGAAGAAGTTCCTAAGTAA